The Streptomyces albofaciens JCM 4342 genome has a segment encoding these proteins:
- a CDS encoding phosphatase PAP2 family protein, which yields MYSTDLYRVVTDFAHDTPGWIHSLAAGGTEGGILLLMALAVFGWWRSRKGEERLVALAILVPIGTAVAYLVSEIVKSLVDEERPCRAVAGAATSIVQCPPQGDWSFPSNHSTIAAALAVGIVFAWRAAAWLVLPIALLTGFSRVFVGVHYPHDVVAGLALGTLTATLCVTLFAGPLTSLVVRLGAGRWKILVRA from the coding sequence ATGTACAGCACCGATCTCTATCGCGTCGTCACCGACTTCGCGCACGACACCCCTGGCTGGATTCATTCGCTGGCCGCCGGCGGCACGGAAGGCGGCATCCTGCTGCTCATGGCTCTGGCCGTGTTCGGCTGGTGGCGGTCCAGGAAGGGCGAGGAGCGGCTGGTCGCGCTGGCGATCCTGGTACCGATCGGCACGGCCGTCGCCTATCTGGTGAGTGAGATCGTCAAGAGCCTGGTGGACGAGGAGCGGCCCTGCCGGGCCGTGGCCGGCGCCGCCACGTCCATCGTCCAGTGCCCGCCCCAGGGCGACTGGTCCTTCCCCAGCAACCACTCGACGATCGCGGCGGCACTGGCCGTCGGCATCGTGTTCGCCTGGCGCGCGGCGGCCTGGCTGGTGCTGCCGATCGCGCTGCTGACCGGCTTCTCCCGGGTGTTCGTCGGCGTCCACTACCCGCACGACGTGGTGGCCGGTCTGGCCCTCGGCACCCTGACCGCCACGCTGTGCGTGACGCTGTTCGCCGGGCCGCTGACCTCGCTGGTCGTCCGGCTGGGGGCGGGGCGCTGGAAGATATTGGTGCGGGCGTAG
- a CDS encoding pyridoxamine 5'-phosphate oxidase, which translates to MTTASDCPATIRRALAAHTTLTLAYADDEGPQACAVLYATADGPAPSLVLVTAESTRHGRAFARAAETGPGARVAFTAQRDGQEWTGLTGVQGRGVCRRLTGADRAAGWRTYLERFPFVAADDRLAGALERTALWEVRPDWLRLIDNGRGFGHKEEWHAP; encoded by the coding sequence ATGACCACCGCAAGCGACTGCCCGGCCACGATCCGCCGGGCGCTGGCCGCGCACACGACGCTGACGCTGGCCTACGCCGACGACGAGGGGCCGCAGGCGTGCGCCGTGCTCTACGCCACCGCCGACGGGCCGGCGCCCTCGCTCGTCCTCGTCACCGCCGAGTCCACCCGGCACGGCCGCGCCTTCGCGCGGGCCGCCGAGACGGGCCCCGGCGCCCGCGTCGCCTTCACGGCCCAGCGCGACGGACAGGAGTGGACCGGGCTGACCGGGGTGCAGGGCCGGGGCGTCTGCCGCCGGCTGACGGGCGCGGACCGCGCGGCCGGGTGGCGTACGTACCTGGAGCGCTTCCCCTTCGTCGCGGCCGACGACCGGCTCGCGGGGGCGCTGGAACGTACCGCACTTTGGGAAGTCCGCCCGGACTGGCTGCGGTTGATCGACAACGGGCGCGGCTTCGGGCACAAGGAGGAGTGGCACGCGCCGTGA
- a CDS encoding A/G-specific adenine glycosylase yields MTSTPAATGAAPATAADEAAEGARLHGPVTDWFDEHARDLPWRRPEAGAWGVMVSEFMLQQTPVSRVLPVYEQWLARWPRPADLAAEPPGEAVRAWGRLGYPRRALRLHAAASAIQERHGGDVPREHAQLLALPGVGEYTAAAVASFAYGQRHAVLDTNVRRVFARAVTGRQYPPNATTAAERKLARALLPEDEPLAAKWAAATMELGALVCTARGPECVRCPISSQCAWRLAGSPAHDGPPRRGQTYAGTDRQVRGKLLAVLREAVGPVPQAVLDAVWDEPVQRARALDGLVADGLVEPLAGGLYRLPLGPGAS; encoded by the coding sequence ATGACTTCCACTCCCGCCGCCACCGGCGCCGCCCCTGCCACCGCCGCCGACGAAGCCGCCGAAGGGGCCCGGCTGCACGGCCCCGTCACCGACTGGTTCGACGAGCACGCCCGCGATCTGCCCTGGCGCCGCCCCGAGGCGGGCGCCTGGGGCGTGATGGTGAGCGAGTTCATGCTGCAGCAGACGCCAGTCAGCAGAGTGCTGCCGGTGTACGAACAGTGGCTGGCGCGCTGGCCGCGCCCCGCCGACCTGGCGGCCGAGCCGCCCGGCGAGGCGGTGCGCGCCTGGGGCCGCCTGGGCTACCCGCGCCGCGCGCTGCGCCTGCACGCCGCCGCCTCCGCTATACAGGAGCGCCACGGAGGCGACGTACCGCGCGAGCACGCCCAGCTCCTCGCGCTGCCCGGCGTCGGCGAGTACACGGCGGCGGCCGTGGCCTCCTTCGCGTACGGGCAGCGGCACGCCGTACTGGACACCAACGTCCGCCGGGTCTTCGCGCGCGCCGTCACCGGCCGGCAGTACCCGCCGAACGCCACCACCGCCGCCGAACGCAAGCTGGCCCGCGCGCTGCTGCCCGAGGACGAGCCGCTGGCGGCGAAGTGGGCCGCCGCCACGATGGAGCTGGGCGCGCTGGTGTGCACCGCCCGCGGCCCGGAGTGTGTGCGCTGCCCGATCTCGTCGCAGTGCGCGTGGCGGCTGGCGGGTTCACCGGCGCACGACGGCCCCCCGCGCCGCGGCCAGACGTACGCCGGTACGGACCGCCAGGTGCGCGGCAAGCTCCTCGCCGTCCTCCGCGAAGCCGTCGGCCCCGTGCCGCAGGCCGTACTGGACGCGGTGTGGGACGAGCCGGTGCAGCGCGCGCGGGCACTGGACGGCCTGGTGGCGGACGGCCTCGTGGAACCGCTGGCGGGCGGCCTGTACCGCCTGCCGCTCGGGCCCGGCGCATCGTGA
- a CDS encoding SigE family RNA polymerase sigma factor gives MRIGGVGMATSGGKVLDFEEYVRTRQEALLRSARRLVPDPVDAQDLLQTALVRTYGRWDGIADKSLADAYLRRVMINTRTEWWRARKLEEVPTEQLPDASVDDGTEQRADRALLMDILGVLAPKQRSVVVLRHWEQMSTEETAAALGMSTGTVKSTLHRALARLRQELENRDIDARMLERGEQERERCAA, from the coding sequence ATGCGGATCGGAGGCGTCGGGATGGCGACCAGCGGCGGCAAGGTACTGGACTTCGAAGAGTACGTGCGTACGCGGCAGGAGGCCCTGCTGCGCAGCGCCCGGCGCCTGGTGCCCGACCCCGTGGACGCCCAGGACCTGCTCCAGACGGCCCTGGTCCGCACCTACGGGCGCTGGGACGGCATCGCCGACAAGTCGCTCGCCGACGCGTATCTGCGCCGGGTCATGATCAACACCCGTACGGAGTGGTGGCGCGCCCGCAAGCTGGAGGAGGTGCCCACCGAGCAGCTCCCGGACGCCAGCGTCGACGACGGCACCGAGCAGCGCGCCGACCGGGCCCTGCTGATGGACATCCTCGGGGTGCTCGCGCCCAAGCAGCGCAGCGTCGTCGTGCTGCGACACTGGGAGCAGATGAGCACCGAGGAGACCGCGGCGGCGCTGGGCATGTCCACCGGTACGGTCAAGAGCACGCTGCACCGGGCCCTGGCCCGGCTGCGCCAGGAACTGGAGAATCGCGACATCGACGCGCGGATGCTGGAGCGCGGCGAGCAGGAGCGGGAGCGGTGCGCGGCCTGA
- the cseB gene encoding two-component system response regulator CseB, producing MADTHVLFVEDDDVIREATQLALERDGFVVTAMPDGLAGLEAFRANRPDIALLDVMVPGLDGVSLCRRIRDESTVPVIMLSARADSIDVVLGLEAGADDYVTKPFDGAVLVARIRAVLRRFGHASGPDGSNAAASDAAEPAEAVLRFGDLEVDTEGMEVRKGGRPVALTPTEMRLLLEFSNSPGTVLSRDRLLERVWDYGWGGDTRVVDVHVQRLRGKIGQDRIETVRGFGYKLRG from the coding sequence ATGGCCGATACGCATGTCCTGTTCGTCGAGGACGACGATGTCATCCGCGAGGCGACACAGCTCGCCCTGGAGCGGGACGGCTTCGTGGTCACCGCCATGCCCGACGGCCTGGCGGGGCTGGAGGCGTTCCGCGCCAACCGGCCGGACATCGCCCTGCTGGACGTGATGGTGCCGGGCCTGGACGGGGTCAGCCTGTGCCGCCGCATCCGTGACGAGTCGACCGTGCCGGTGATCATGCTGTCGGCGCGCGCCGACTCCATCGACGTGGTGCTCGGCCTGGAGGCCGGCGCCGACGACTATGTGACCAAGCCGTTCGACGGCGCCGTACTGGTGGCCCGGATCCGCGCGGTGCTGCGCCGCTTCGGTCACGCCTCCGGGCCGGACGGCTCGAACGCCGCCGCGTCGGACGCGGCCGAGCCCGCCGAGGCCGTGCTGCGCTTCGGTGACCTGGAGGTCGACACGGAGGGCATGGAGGTGCGCAAAGGCGGCCGGCCGGTCGCGCTGACGCCCACCGAGATGCGGCTGCTGCTGGAGTTCTCGAACTCGCCCGGCACGGTCCTCTCCCGCGACCGGCTGCTGGAGCGGGTGTGGGACTACGGCTGGGGCGGTGACACCCGGGTCGTGGACGTCCATGTGCAGCGGCTGCGCGGCAAGATCGGCCAGGACCGGATCGAGACCGTCCGCGGCTTCGGTTACAAGCTGAGAGGCTGA
- the cseC gene encoding two-component system sensor histidine kinase CseC: MVRLALRTGLRWKLSAAIALVGALVAIALSLVVHNAARGSMLDNSRDVQTERLNFTQKIYETTHQLRFGAKLDDPALPKALRDEVARGKRATYLEDTGQTTPKVWAAAPVAGGRVLSIQGYFPDRFAVLDDLDQALLIGSTAVVVGGCALGVLIGGRLSKRLRKAAAAAGKLADGDTSVRIRDEVGGRIRDETDDLAWAVDAMSDALQKRIEAERRVTADIAHELRTPVTGLLTAAELLPPGRPSELVRDRAQAMRTLVEDVLEVARLDGYAERAELQDVALGEFVTRRVRALNPDIKIEILRDAEVSTDPRRLERILGNLIANAARHGKPPIEVTVEGRVVRVRDHGTGFPEALLREGPSRFRTGSSDRAGRGHGLGLTIAAGQARVLGARLTFRNADELTDGSTGAVSVLWLPENAPTSTGSFPVIQLPDR; this comes from the coding sequence GTGGTCAGGCTCGCCCTGCGGACGGGGCTGAGGTGGAAGCTCAGCGCCGCGATCGCGCTCGTCGGAGCGCTGGTCGCGATCGCGCTGAGCCTCGTCGTGCACAACGCGGCCCGCGGCTCGATGCTGGACAACAGCCGCGATGTGCAGACCGAACGCCTCAACTTCACGCAGAAGATCTACGAAACCACGCACCAGCTGCGCTTCGGCGCCAAGCTGGACGACCCGGCACTGCCGAAGGCGCTGCGTGACGAGGTCGCCAGGGGAAAGCGGGCGACCTATCTGGAGGACACCGGCCAGACCACGCCCAAGGTGTGGGCGGCGGCGCCGGTCGCGGGCGGCCGGGTGCTGTCCATCCAGGGCTACTTCCCCGACCGGTTCGCCGTGCTGGACGATCTCGACCAGGCGCTGCTGATCGGTTCGACGGCGGTCGTGGTCGGCGGCTGCGCGCTCGGCGTGCTGATCGGCGGGCGGCTGTCCAAGCGGCTGCGCAAGGCCGCGGCGGCGGCCGGCAAGCTGGCCGACGGCGACACCTCCGTACGGATCCGGGACGAGGTCGGCGGGCGCATCCGGGACGAGACGGACGACCTGGCCTGGGCGGTGGACGCGATGTCCGACGCGCTCCAGAAGCGCATCGAGGCGGAGCGCCGGGTGACCGCCGACATCGCCCACGAGCTGCGCACCCCGGTGACCGGGCTGCTCACCGCGGCCGAGCTGCTGCCGCCGGGCCGCCCCTCGGAGCTGGTACGGGACCGGGCGCAGGCGATGCGCACGCTCGTCGAGGACGTGCTGGAGGTGGCCCGGCTGGACGGCTACGCGGAGCGGGCCGAACTCCAGGACGTGGCGCTGGGCGAGTTCGTCACCCGGCGGGTGCGGGCGCTGAACCCCGACATCAAGATCGAGATCCTGCGGGACGCGGAGGTCTCCACCGACCCGCGGCGCCTGGAACGCATCCTGGGCAACCTGATCGCCAACGCGGCCCGGCACGGCAAGCCGCCGATCGAGGTGACCGTCGAGGGGCGTGTGGTGCGCGTGCGCGACCACGGCACCGGCTTCCCGGAGGCGCTGCTGCGCGAGGGCCCGAGCCGGTTCCGTACGGGCAGCAGCGACCGGGCCGGGCGCGGCCACGGGCTCGGCCTGACCATCGCGGCGGGCCAGGCACGGGTGCTGGGCGCCCGGCTGACCTTCCGCAACGCGGACGAGCTGACGGACGGCTCGACCGGCGCGGTGTCCGTGCTGTGGCTGCCGGAGAACGCGCCGACGAGCACCGGCAGCTTCCCGGTCATCCAGCTGCCGGACCGGTGA
- a CDS encoding VOC family protein, with the protein MIKGLAITTVWVLDQDRAKEFYTEKLGMEVRTDMRMGGEDGMRWLTVGAKDQPEVELTLMVPGPPGMDPEAGESLKQLVSKGLMGAGVLRTDDVKGDYAALKAKGVEFLQEPQERPYGTEAIFRDDSGNWFSLTQPSEQLDMSKGWGDCVE; encoded by the coding sequence ATGATCAAGGGTTTGGCCATCACGACCGTATGGGTCCTCGACCAGGACCGGGCGAAGGAGTTCTACACCGAGAAGCTCGGCATGGAGGTCCGGACGGACATGCGGATGGGCGGCGAGGACGGCATGCGCTGGCTGACCGTCGGCGCCAAGGACCAGCCGGAGGTGGAGCTGACGCTGATGGTCCCCGGCCCGCCCGGCATGGACCCGGAGGCCGGGGAAAGCCTGAAGCAGCTGGTGAGCAAGGGGCTGATGGGCGCCGGGGTGCTCCGGACGGACGACGTCAAGGGCGACTACGCGGCGCTGAAGGCCAAGGGCGTGGAGTTCCTCCAGGAGCCGCAGGAGCGCCCGTACGGCACCGAAGCGATCTTCCGCGACGACTCCGGCAACTGGTTCTCGCTGACCCAGCCCAGCGAACAGCTCGACATGAGCAAGGGGTGGGGGGACTGCGTGGAGTAG
- a CDS encoding helix-turn-helix transcriptional regulator: MDRDWASPLDLDAVAAHAGYSRFHFIRAFKQVYGLTPGQYLSRRRIERAEELLRTADLSVTEICWLVGFGSLGTFSARFKKQTGLTPSAYRERHVGQGAGLIPGCYALLWSGGFKSFGNRAGEGDAKGDERGDEQGDGKAAGAGPGHRNSGEGG, translated from the coding sequence ATGGACCGCGACTGGGCCTCCCCGCTGGATCTTGACGCGGTCGCGGCGCACGCCGGGTATTCCCGCTTCCACTTCATCCGCGCCTTCAAGCAGGTCTACGGCCTGACCCCCGGCCAGTATCTGAGCCGCCGCCGGATCGAGCGCGCCGAGGAACTGCTGCGTACGGCCGATCTCTCCGTCACGGAGATCTGCTGGCTGGTCGGTTTCGGCAGCCTGGGCACCTTCTCCGCGCGCTTCAAGAAGCAGACCGGCCTGACACCGAGCGCCTATCGGGAACGGCACGTCGGGCAGGGCGCCGGGCTGATACCGGGCTGCTATGCCCTGCTGTGGTCCGGCGGCTTCAAGTCCTTCGGGAACCGGGCGGGGGAAGGCGACGCGAAGGGGGACGAGCGGGGGGACGAGCAGGGGGACGGAAAGGCGGCCGGGGCCGGGCCGGGACACCGCAATTCCGGAGAAGGCGGGTAG
- a CDS encoding MDR family MFS transporter, with the protein MGMSQSKATPAGDIPKPADGGGKQPASVRVVLFALMIAMLLAMLDNMIVGTAMPTIVGELGGLSHLSWVVTAYTLATAASTPIWGKLGDLYGRKGVFLTSIVIFLIGSALSGMAQDMGQLIGFRAVQGLGAGGLMVGVMAIIGDLIPPRERGKYQGMMAGVMAVAMIGGPLVGGTITDHLGWRWSFYINLPLGAIALVMITAVLHLPKKRSQARIDYVGAVLLTVGITSLVLITTWGGTEYDWLSSQIIGLGAVGVVALLAFVLVETKVREPVLPLHIFRNGNFSLVTVIGFLVGFVMFGSMTFLPLFQQTVQGASATNSGLLLLPMLLAMMAVSLVAGRVTTNTGKYKIFVVGGGALITAGLALLSLMDTGTTRFTSGLYMAVLGAGMGFLMQTTMLIAQNSVEMKDMGVGSSSATLFRTIGGSFGVAIFGAIFNNQVQDVMKERLGAAGAKATAGGAQMDPKKLEQLPAAIKDAYMHAVAGGTHQVFVWGALISVIGFAAAWFLKEVPLRGGPAKPADKAEGGDAPVAAAMAEPV; encoded by the coding sequence ATGGGGATGTCGCAGTCGAAAGCGACCCCAGCGGGGGATATACCGAAACCGGCGGACGGCGGGGGGAAGCAGCCGGCCAGCGTCCGCGTGGTGCTGTTCGCGCTGATGATCGCCATGCTGCTGGCGATGCTGGACAACATGATCGTGGGCACCGCCATGCCCACCATCGTGGGCGAGCTGGGCGGGCTGAGCCACCTGTCCTGGGTGGTGACCGCGTATACGCTCGCGACCGCCGCGTCCACCCCGATCTGGGGCAAACTGGGCGACCTGTACGGCCGTAAGGGCGTCTTCCTGACGTCCATCGTGATCTTCCTGATCGGCTCCGCGCTGTCCGGCATGGCCCAGGACATGGGCCAGCTGATCGGCTTCCGCGCCGTGCAGGGCCTGGGCGCGGGCGGTCTGATGGTCGGCGTCATGGCGATCATCGGTGACCTGATCCCGCCGCGCGAGCGCGGCAAGTACCAGGGCATGATGGCCGGCGTCATGGCCGTCGCGATGATCGGCGGCCCGCTGGTCGGCGGCACCATCACCGACCACCTCGGCTGGCGCTGGAGCTTCTACATCAACCTGCCGCTCGGCGCGATCGCCCTGGTCATGATCACCGCCGTGCTGCACCTGCCGAAGAAGCGCTCGCAGGCGCGCATCGACTACGTGGGCGCCGTGCTGCTGACCGTCGGCATCACCTCGCTGGTGCTGATCACCACCTGGGGCGGCACCGAGTACGACTGGCTGTCCAGCCAGATCATCGGGCTCGGCGCGGTCGGCGTCGTGGCGCTGCTGGCCTTCGTCCTCGTGGAGACCAAGGTCCGCGAGCCCGTCCTGCCGCTGCACATCTTCCGCAACGGCAACTTCAGCCTCGTCACGGTGATCGGCTTCCTCGTCGGCTTCGTGATGTTCGGGTCGATGACCTTCCTGCCGCTGTTCCAGCAGACCGTGCAGGGCGCCTCGGCCACCAACTCCGGGCTGCTGCTCCTGCCGATGCTGCTGGCGATGATGGCCGTCTCGCTGGTCGCGGGCCGGGTCACCACCAACACCGGCAAGTACAAGATCTTCGTGGTGGGCGGCGGCGCGCTGATCACCGCCGGACTGGCGCTGCTGTCCCTGATGGACACCGGCACCACCCGCTTCACCTCGGGCCTGTACATGGCGGTGCTGGGCGCCGGCATGGGCTTCCTGATGCAGACCACCATGCTGATCGCGCAGAACAGCGTCGAGATGAAGGACATGGGCGTCGGCTCCTCGTCCGCCACCCTCTTCCGTACGATCGGCGGCTCCTTCGGCGTCGCGATCTTCGGGGCGATCTTCAACAACCAGGTGCAGGACGTGATGAAGGAGCGGCTCGGCGCCGCGGGCGCGAAGGCGACCGCGGGTGGGGCCCAGATGGACCCGAAGAAGCTGGAGCAGCTGCCGGCCGCGATCAAGGACGCCTACATGCACGCGGTCGCCGGCGGCACCCACCAGGTCTTCGTCTGGGGCGCGCTGATCAGCGTCATCGGTTTCGCCGCGGCGTGGTTCCTCAAGGAGGTCCCGCTGCGCGGCGGCCCCGCCAAGCCGGCCGACAAGGCGGAGGGCGGCGACGCCCCGGTCGCCGCCGCGATGGCGGAGCCCGTCTGA
- a CDS encoding TetR/AcrR family transcriptional regulator gives MGTPHPRRGNTRQRIQDVALELFAEQGYEKTSLREIAERLDVTKAALYYHFKTKEDIVIGLFQDLARPIDELIEWAGAQPRTLETKQEILRRYSEALRSAEPLFRFMQENQAAVRDLSIGETFKQRMIRLTGLLREPEAELTDQVRCITAIFSMHAGLFAMQTLEGDPEDKRKAILEVATELVTAAQPGSRG, from the coding sequence ATGGGCACACCGCACCCGCGCAGGGGCAACACCCGCCAGCGCATCCAGGACGTCGCCCTGGAGCTGTTCGCCGAGCAGGGGTACGAGAAGACCTCGCTGCGCGAGATCGCCGAACGGCTCGACGTCACCAAGGCGGCGCTCTACTACCACTTCAAGACCAAGGAAGACATCGTCATCGGCCTCTTCCAGGACCTGGCCCGGCCGATCGACGAGCTGATCGAATGGGCCGGCGCGCAGCCGCGCACCCTGGAGACCAAGCAGGAGATCCTGCGCCGCTACAGCGAGGCACTGCGCTCCGCCGAGCCGCTGTTCCGCTTCATGCAGGAGAACCAGGCGGCCGTACGGGACCTGAGCATCGGGGAGACCTTCAAGCAGCGGATGATCCGGCTCACCGGGCTGCTCCGGGAGCCGGAGGCGGAGCTGACCGACCAGGTGCGCTGCATCACCGCGATCTTCTCGATGCACGCGGGCCTGTTCGCGATGCAGACACTCGAAGGCGACCCCGAGGACAAGCGCAAGGCCATCCTGGAGGTCGCCACCGAACTGGTCACCGCGGCCCAGCCGGGGAGCCGTGGCTAG
- a CDS encoding M23 family metallopeptidase has protein sequence MSKHHPLHRPTTKSVLRTRTSVLAAGLGVSVAMGAGVAMAAGGDAQAIALNGLTSDIRSSVSAQADAQQKAAEAEKQAAEKARKAAEEKARSWVKPVDDYTLGMTFGLAGKHWAHNHSGQDFVVPSGTAVHAVHGGTVVKAGPNGGGDGPAYGNAIVIKHDSGTYTQYAHLTSTEVKVGQTVETGQEIAKSGSTGNSTGPHLHFEVRTGPNYGSGIEPTAFLKARGDGV, from the coding sequence ATGTCGAAGCACCACCCCCTGCACCGCCCGACGACGAAGTCCGTTCTCCGTACCCGCACCTCCGTGCTCGCGGCGGGCCTGGGCGTCTCCGTCGCCATGGGCGCCGGGGTGGCGATGGCGGCCGGCGGCGACGCGCAGGCGATCGCGCTGAACGGGCTCACGTCCGACATCCGCTCCTCGGTGAGCGCGCAGGCCGACGCCCAGCAGAAGGCCGCCGAGGCGGAGAAGCAGGCGGCCGAGAAGGCCAGGAAGGCCGCCGAGGAGAAGGCCCGCTCCTGGGTCAAGCCGGTGGACGACTACACGCTGGGCATGACCTTCGGGCTGGCCGGCAAGCACTGGGCCCACAACCACAGCGGCCAGGACTTCGTGGTGCCCAGCGGTACGGCCGTGCACGCCGTCCACGGGGGCACCGTGGTCAAGGCCGGTCCGAACGGCGGCGGCGACGGCCCCGCCTACGGCAATGCGATCGTGATCAAGCACGACAGCGGTACGTACACCCAGTACGCGCACCTGACCAGCACCGAGGTCAAGGTCGGCCAGACCGTGGAGACCGGCCAGGAGATCGCGAAGTCCGGCAGCACCGGCAACTCGACCGGCCCGCACCTGCACTTCGAGGTCCGTACCGGCCCGAACTACGGCTCCGGCATCGAGCCGACCGCCTTCCTGAAGGCGCGCGGCGACGGCGTGTGA